A genomic segment from Corylus avellana chromosome ca5, CavTom2PMs-1.0 encodes:
- the LOC132181354 gene encoding paired amphipathic helix protein Sin3-like 2: protein MKRFGDDVYTDSSQFKRPFGSSGGRGGSDGQSHIPGGEGGGGGGTSLKLTTFDALNYLKKVKAEFRYQREKYDVFLKLMRDFKAQMVGTHHVIATVKKLFKGHNNLISGFNTFIPKGYEIILEDDDKAPPPNQTAESEEAITFENKIKADLEEAISFEKKIKERFQNDVPVYKAFLDILDSYRKEHKGINEIYSEVTILFDGHPDLLDKFKSFIPESAHNAPHLQDSFQPLNEQSQMHMDKARIIPSNADRDLSVDHPELEDEKSKGENAQ, encoded by the exons ATGAAGAGGTTCGGAGATGACGTTTACACTGACTCTTCTCAATTCAAGCGGCCGTTTGGTTCTTCGGGTGGGCGTGGGGGCTC CGATGGGCAATCCCATATCCCAGGTggtgaaggaggaggaggaggaggtacCTCGCTGAAACTGACAACCTTTGATGCCTTAAACTATCTCAAGAAAGTGAAGGCCGAGTTTCGATACCAGAGGGAAAAATATGACGTGTTTCTTAAGCTCATGCGAGATTTTAAGGCTCAAAT GGTTGGTACTCATCATGTCATAGCAACAGTGAAGAAACTATTTAAAGGGCATAACAACTTGATTTCTGGGTTTAACACCTTCATACCAAAGGGATATGAGATAATCCTTGAGGACGACGACAAAGCTCCTCCACCAAATCAGACGGCTGAATCTGAAGAAGCTATCACCTTTGAGAACAAGATAAAG GCTGATTTGGAAGAAGCTATCAGCTTTGAGAAGAAGATAAAG GAACGCTTTCAAAATGATGTACCTGTTTATAAAGCATTCCTAGACATTTTGGATAGCTACAGGAAGGAGCACAAGGGCATAAACGAGATCTATAGTGAG GTTACCATACTTTTTGATGGCCATCCAGATTTGCTTGATAAGTTCAAAAGTTTTATTCCAGAATCTGCTCATAATGCTCCACATCTCCAAGACTCATTTCAGCCTTTAAATGAGCAGAGCCAAATGCATATGGACAAG GCTAGGATCATTCCTTCCAATGCTGATCGTGATCTTAGTGTCGATCATCCTGAACTGGAAGATGAAAAAAGCAAGGGTGAAAATGCACAATGA
- the LOC132181355 gene encoding paired amphipathic helix protein Sin3-like 2 codes for MKRLKDDVYAGPSQFKRPFGSSRGDSNGQSQVPGGGGGGGGGGGGGGGGGGGSGLGGTSQKLTTSDALTYLKEVKDMFQDQREKYDTFLEVMKDFKAQRTDTVGVIARVKELFKGHNRLIFGFNTFLPKGYEITLDDDEAPPPKKTVEFQEAISFVNKIKKRFQNDEHVYKAFLDILNMYRKEHKDINEVYSEVATLFDDHPDLLDEFTRFLPDTAHNAPPVQNSFQRLTERSSATPTLRQMHVDKQRIRRDRIETSHVDRDLSIDHPELDDDKATVKMHKEQRKRAEKDSRDRRNRDQDDREPDHDNNRDSNLQRFPDKRKSGRKVEGFGINANFPSYDDKDSLKSMCNQGFIFFEKVKEKLGSSDDYQAFLKCLHIYSNGIIKRNDLQNLVTDLLGKYPDLMDGLNDFLERCENIDGFLAGVINKKSLGSDGHLPRSLKVEERDKEHKRETDGAKEKERSREKYLYKSIQELDLSNCERCTPSYRLLPEDYPIPFASQRSELGAQVLNDHWVSVTSGSEDYSFKHMRRNQYEESLFRCEDDRFELDMLLESVSSAAKRVEELLNSINENNVNLETPFHIEDHFTALNLRCIERLYGDHGLDVMDILRKNPSVAQPVILTRLKQKQEEWTRCRSDFNKVWAEVYAKNHYKSLDHRSFYFKQQDSKNLSTRYLVAEIKELKETKQKEDDFLLAIAAGNRQPIVPHMEFEFSDIGIHEDLYKLVQYSCEEVCSTKEQVNKVMRLWTTFLEPMFGVPPRPHGVEGTEDVGKSKVRPMNCTASSIGESDGSPGGDAIIMNSKPPKAAMNENVCRTVANGDLAKENKYLDVDHVRRDDTICNTLWPEKEQKHIDVTEKFSGLNIQVASGERVANSNASFATGADISHGKISLEVTSGCGATPSRLSHTVNQDDHVSKANAGAIPSLEEGDGAKPVLLANGVTAEGTNVNRCLEASVRPSKIEKEEGELSPNGDFEEDNFVVFGDSGELAMPKTKQSRQYHARNGEEINCQDAGGENDVDADDEDSENVSEAGEDVSGSESGGDECSRDEHEEEDVEHDEVDGKAESEGEAEGMVDGHTAGGDGMLPLSERFLLSVKPLAKHVQASFLDKERKNSRVFYGNDDFFVLFRLHQILYERISSAKMNSTGAEMKWRTSNDASSTDLYFRFMSSLYNLLDGSADNAKFEDECRAIIGNQSYVLFTLDKLIYKLVKQLQTVATDEIDNKLLQLYEYEQSRKPGKLIDSVYYENACVLLHEENIYRLECSSATSRLSIQLMDSMSQKPEVFAVSMDPNFAAYLYNDYLSVFPGKKEPHGIMLQRNKRKYDSLDDYSALCTGMDGIDAVNGLECKITCNSSKISYVLDTEDFFFRPRRYRKNSSKETSPCRNEARVQRFRRFLSSS; via the exons ATGAAGAGATTAAAAGATGACGTTTATGCTGGCCCTTCTCAATTTAAGCGTCCGTTTGGTTCTTCGCGTGGGGACTC CAATGGGCAATCCCAAGTCCCAGggggtggaggaggaggaggaggaggag gaggaggaggaggaggaggaggaggaggtagTGGTCTTGGTGGTACCTCGCAGAAACTAACAACTAGTGATGCCTTAACCTACCTCAAGGAAGTGAAGGACATGTTTCAAGACCAAAGGGAAAAATATGACACTTTCCTTGAGGTCATGAAAGATTTTAAGGCTCAAAG AACTGATACTGTTGGTGTCATTGCAAGAGTGAAGGAATTATTTAAAGGGCATAACAGgttgatttttgggtttaaCACCTTCTTGCCGAAGGGGTATGAGATAACCCTTGACGACGATGAGGCTCCTCCACCAAAGAAGACGGTTGAATTTCAAGAAGCAATCAGCTTTGTAAACAAGATAAAG AAGCGCTTTCAAAATGATGAACATGTTTATAAAGCATTCCTTGACATTTTGAATATGTACCGGAAGGAGCACAAGGACATAAATGAGGTCTACAGTGAG GTTGCCACACTTTTTGATGATCATCCAGATTTGCTGGACGAGTTCACAAGATTTCTGCCGGATACTGCACATAATGCTCCACCTGTCCAAAACTCATTTCAGCGCCTCACTGAGCGTAGCTCTGCCACACCCACATTGCGGCAAATGCATGTGGACAAG CAACGAATTCGGCGGGATAGGATTGAGACTTCCCATGTCGATCGTGATCTTAGTATTGATCATCCTGAGCTAGATGATGACAAAGCAACAGTGAAAATGCACAAGGAGCAGAGAAAACGTGCTGAGAAGGACAGCAGGGATAGGAGAAACCGTGATCAGGATGATAGAGAACCTGATCATGATAACAACAGAGACTCCAACTTGCAGCGCTTTCCTGACAAAAGAAAATCTGGCAGGAAGGTTGAAGGATTTGGAATAAATGCAAACTTTCCTTCTTATGATGACAAAGATAGCTTAAAGA GCATGTGCAACCAAGGATTCATTTTCTTTGAGAAAGTTAAGGAGAAGTTGGGCAGTTCAGATGACTACCAGGCATTCTTGAAGTGCCTTCATATATATAGCAATGGAATAATTAAAAGGAATGACTTACAAAATCTG GTGACTGATTTACTTGGAAAATATCCTGATCTTATGGACGGGTTAAATGATTTCTTGGAGCGCTGTGAGAATATTG ATGGGTTTCTTGCTGGTGTTATTAACAAAA AATCACTGGGTAGTGATGGCCATTTACCCAGATCGCTGAAGGTAGAGGAGAGAGATAAAGAACATAAGCGCGAAACTGATGGAgctaaagaaaaggaaagatcCAGGGAGAAGTATTTGTATAAATCCATTCAAGAGCTTGACCTCTCCAATTGTGAACGTTGTACCCCCAGTTATAGGCTTCTGCCAGAAGAC TATCCAATACCTTTTGCAAGCCAGAGGTCAGAGCTTGGTGCTCAAGTATTGAATGATCATTGGGTATCAGTGACTTCTGGAAGTGAGGACTACTCTTTTAAACATATGCGTAGAAATCAGTATGAAGAAAGTCTATTCAGATGCGAAGATGATAG ATTTGAGCTGGATATGTTGTTAGAGTCTGTCAGTTCAGCTGCTAAGCGCGTGGAGGAATTGTTGAACAGCATCAATGAAAATAATGTCAATCTGGAGACTCCTTTCCATATTGAAGATCACTTCACTG CTCTAAATCTAAGGTGTATTGAACGTTTATATGGTGACCATGGGCTTGATGTGATGGATATTTTGCGAAAAAATCCATCTGTAGCACAGCCTGTTATTCTAACTCGCCTAAAGCAAAAGCAAGAGGAGTGGACAAGATGCCGCTCTGATTTTAACAAGGTTTGGGCTGAAGTATATGCTAAAAATCACTATAAGTCACTTGATCACCGCAGCTTCTATTTCAAGCAACAAGATTCGAAGAACTTGAGCACAAGAT ATTTGGTGGCTGAGATCAAGGAATTGAAGGAGACAAAGCAAAAAGAGGATGATTTTCTTCTGGCTATTGCTGCTGGAAACAGGCAACCCATAGTTCCACATATGGAATTTGAATTCTCTGATATCGGCATTCATGAAGACTTGTATAAACTTGTCCAATATTCATGTGAAGAGGTTTGCTCAACCAAAGAACAGGTTAATAAGGTTATGAGACTTTGGACTACCTTCTTGGAGCCAATGTTTGGTGTTCCTCCTCGGCCTCATGGTGTAGAGGGTACTGAAGATGTAGGAAAATCTAAGGTTCGTCCTATGAATTGTACTGCATCAAGCATAGGAGAAAGTGATGGAAGTCCTGGTGGTGATGCtattataatgaattctaagcCACCGAAAGCTGCTATGAATGAGAATGTTTGCAGGACTGTAGCAAATGGAGACTTAGCTAAAGAAAATAAGTATCTTGATGTGGATCATGTCCGTAGAGATGATACGATTTGTAATACTCTTTGGCCAGAAAAAGAGCAGAAGCATATAGATGTGACTGAGAAATTTTCAGGATTAAACATACAAGTTGCCTCTGGTGAACGAGTAGCCAATTCAAATGCGTCATTTGCAACTGGAGCAGATATTAGTCATGGCAAAATCAGCTTGGAAGTGACTTCAG ggtgTGGTGCAACTCCATCCAGACTTAGTCACACTGTCAATCAAGATGACCATGTATCCAAAGCTAATGCCGGTGCTATACCTTCATTGGAG GAAGGTGATGGTGCCAAACCAGTTTTATTGGCAAATGGAGTGACTGCAGAAGGCACCAATGTTAACAGATGTCTTGAAGCATCTGTTAGGCcctcaaaaattgaaaaagaagagGGTGAGTTATCacctaatggtgattttgaggAAGATAACTTTGTTGTCTTTGGAGATTCTGGTGAGCTGGCTATGCCGAAGACAAAACAAAGCAGGCAATACCACGCCAGGAATGGAGAGGAGATAAATTGTCAGGATGCTGGAGGAGAAAATGATGTGGATGCTGATGATGAGGACAGTGAAAATGTTTCTGAGGCTGGTGAAGATGTCTCGGGCAGCGAGTCTGGTGGTGATGAGTGTTCCAGAGATGAGCATGAAGAGGAAGATGTAGAACACGATGAAGTTGATGGCAAGGCTGAGAGTGAAGGTGAGGCTGAGGGGATGGTTGATGGACATACTGCTGGAGGGGATGGCATGCTGCCATTGTCAGAACGGTTCCTTTTGTCTGTGAAGCCTCTCGCAAAGCATGTGCAAGCATCATTTCttgacaaagaaagaaaaaattctcGAGTTTTTTATGGGAATGACgatttttttgtactttttagGCTTCATCAA ATACTATATGAAAGGATTTCATCAGCAAAAATGAATTCAACGGGTGctgaaatgaaatggagaacGTCAAATGATGCTAGTTCTACAGATCTCTATTTCAG ATTTATGAGTTCCCTGTACAATTTGCTTGATGGATCTGCTGATAATGCAAAATTTGAGGATGAATGCCGAGCTATCATCGGAAACCAGTCATATGTGTTATTCACATTAGACAAGTTAATCTATAAATTAGTAAAACAG CTTCAAACTGTTGCGACTGATGAGATTGACAATAAGCTTCTTCAATTATACGAGTACGAACAATCCCGGAAACCTGGGAAGTTAATTGACTCTGTATACTATGAAAATGCATGTGTCCTCCTTCATGAGGAGAACATTTATCGTTTGGAATGT TCCTCTGCCACCTCCCGGCTGTCCATCCAGCTCATGGACAGTATGAGTCAAAAGCCTGAGGTGTTTGCAGTTTCCATGGATCCTAATTTTGCAGCTTATCTATATAATGATTATCTGTCAGTCTTTCCTGGGAAAAAGGAGCCACACGGCATTATGCTGCAAAG AAACAAGCGAAAATATGACAGCCTAGATGATTATTCTGCTTTATGCACGGGCATGGATGGTATTGATGCAGTCAATGGTTTGGAGTGTAAGATAACTTGCAATTCGTCGAAG ATCTCCTATGTTCTGGACACAGAGGATTTCTTCTTCCGTCCTAGAAGGTATagaaaaaattcatcaaaagagACTTCTCCGTGTCGTAACGAGGCAAGAGTACAACGGTTCCGCAGATTCTTATCATCCTCATAG
- the LOC132181053 gene encoding uncharacterized protein LOC132181053, whose protein sequence is MGSESVSVAVPRDHCKKNRTNKKLKQSKLDVRREQWLSQVKNKGCKVDSNGRGESPPSHTQIANLQSGSVETLEMRSRGEDNEGQGSSIHNSELESLMDIPIGSNLDHNDSRKGLSGSSSSSSTSSGCSGSFSEEEEDDGCLDDWEAVADALNAEDNQHNPISEAPDEPETRLESCNTGESDSNPGVGFLDTESRKVKVVPESRVNCRAWRPDDAFRPPTLPTLAKQHSCPVKSEWHCGRGAITWAWQSIMSHQPSSCPICYEDLDVTDSSFLPCSCGFRLCLFCHKRIMEADGRCPGCRKQYDHINVDMCFSEGVTPFRVSCSRSMSTRS, encoded by the exons ATGGGTTCCGAATCGGTCTCCGTTGCTGTCCCCAGAGACCACTGCAAGAAAAACAGG ACGAACAAGAAACTGAAGCAGAGCAAGCTCGATGTTCGACGCGAGCAATGGCTTTCTCAAG TCAAAAACAAGGGATGCAAGGTGGATTCAAATGGGAGGGGTGAGTCTCCCCCATCACACACGCAAATAGCCAATTTGCAGAGTGGATCAGTGGAAACTTTGGAAATGAGGTCAAGAGGAGAGGATAATGAGGGGCAGGGCTCCAGTATCCATAACAGTGAGTTGGAGTCCCTGATGGACATCCCAATTGGAAGCAATTTGGATCACAATGATTCAAGGAAGGGTCTTAGTGGGAGCAGCAGCAGCAGTAGCACGAGCAGTGGTTGCTCTGGAAGTTTCAGCGAGGAAGAAGAGGATGATGGGTGCCTGGATGACTGGGAGGCGGTTGCAGATGCTTTGAATGCAGAGGACAATCAGCATAACCCAATTTCAGAGGCCCCTGACGAACCTGAAACTAGGCTTGAATCTTGTAATACTGGAGAATCTGACAGTAATCCTGGAGTGGGCTTTTTGGATACAGAGAGCAGGAAAGTCAAAGTGGTACCTGAATCACGTGTGAATTGTCGGGCATGGAGACCTGACGATGCTTTCCGTCCTCCGACTCTGCCGACTCTCGCCAAGCAGCACAGTTGTCCAGTGAAGTCAGAATGGCATTGTGGCCGCGGAGCCATCACGTGGGCATGGCAAAGCATCATGTCCCACCAGCCTTCTTCGTGTCCTATCTGCTATGAGGATTTAGATGTTACAGACTCCAGCTTTCTACCATGTTCATGTGGATTCCGGCTTTGCCTTTTCTGTCACAAAAGAATTATGGAGGCAGATGGGCGATGCCCAGGCTGCAGAAAGCAGTATGATCATATAAATGTTGATATGTGCTTCAGTGAAGGGGTCACTCCTTTCCGAGTTTCTTGTTCTCGCAGCATGAGCACTAGGTCTTAG
- the LOC132181353 gene encoding ABC transporter B family member 15-like has product MGQEKNSVVMKKSKGSIRSIFMHADGVDLCLMALGILGSVGDGFSTPLVLYISSKLMNNIGDASSSLTESFTQSINKNSVALMYLACGSFVACFLEGYCWTRTGERQATRMRATYLKAVLRQDVGYFDLHVTSTSEVITSVSNDSLVIQDVISEKVPNFLMNASMFIGSYIAAFLLLWRLAIVGFPFIVLLVIPGLMYGRTLMGLARKIREEYNQAGTIAEQAISSIRTVYAFVGESKTISTFSVALQGSVKLGLRQGLAKGLAIGSNGVVFAIWSFMCYYGSRLVMYHGARGGTVFVVGAAIAVGGLSLGAGLSNLKYFSEAISAGDRIMEVIKRVPKIDSDSMEGEILEHVSGNVEFKHVEFAYPSRPESIIFKDFCLEIPAGKTVALVGGSGSGKSTVISLLQRFYDPLAGEILLDGVAIDKLQLKWVRSQMGLVSQEPALFATTITENILFGKEDATMEEVIEAGKASNAHNFICQLPQGYDTQVGERGVQMSGGQKQRIAIAKAIIKKPRILLLDEATSALDSESERVVQEALDKAAVGRTTIVIAHRLSTIRNADLIAVVQNGQIMETGSHDELIQNEGGLYTSLVRLQQTEKHKGPEEANYANSSSISNTDINNTSSRRLSIVSRSSSANSVGPSRVSFAEEDGVEDKKFPVPSFRRLLALNLPEWKQACLGCLGAVLFGAVQPVYAFAMGSMISVYFLKSHDEIKDKTMIYSLCFLGLAVFSLLINIIQHYNFAYMGEYLTKRIRERMLSKILTFEVGWFDQDENSSGSICSRLAKDANVVRSLVGDRMALIVQTFSAVIVACTLGLVIAWRLAIVMIAVQPIIIVCFYTRRVLLRNMSSKAIKAQDESSKLAAEAVTNLRTVTAFSSQDRILKMLEKAQEGPRQESIKQSWYAGIGLGFSQSLTTVTWALDFWYGGKLISKGYISAKALFETFMVLVSTGRVIADAGSMTSDLAKGSDAVGSVFAVLDRYTKIEPDDPEGYQPGKITGRVELRDVEFAYPARPDVMIFRGFSINIEAGKSTALVGQSGSGKSTIIGLIERFYDPLKGTVKIDGRDIRSFQLRSLRKHIALVSQEPTLFAGTIRQNISYGASDKVDETEIIEAATLANAHDFIAGLKEGYDTWCGDRGVQLSGGQKQRIAIARAILKNPSVLLLDEATSALDSQSEKVVQDALERVMVGRTSVVVAHRLSTIQNCDMIAVLDKGRIVEKGTHSSLIAKGPNGAYYSLVSLQRRPETNREEQSGHSTNF; this is encoded by the exons ATGGGACAGGAAAAAAACAGTGTGGTCATGAAGAAGAGTAAGGGCTCTATACGCTCCATATTCATGCACGCGGATGGTGTAGACCTGTGTTTGATGGCTCTTGGGATCCTTGGGTCCGTTGGTGATGGGTTCTCAACGCCGCTGGTGTTGTACATCAGTAGCAAGTTGATGAACAATATCGGCGATGCATCAAGTTCGTTAACCGAGAGTTTTACGCAGAGTATCAACAAG AATTCAGTGGCTCTAATGTACTTGGCTTGTGGGTCATTCGTAGCTTGTTTCCTAG agGGGTATTGTTGGACCAGAACTGGCGAGAGACAGGCCACAAGAATGAGAGCCACATATTTGAAGGCAGTGCTACGGCAAGATGTGGGTTACTTTGATTTGCATGTGACAAGCACATCGGAGGTTATAACGAGTGTCTCTAACGATAGCCTCGTTATCCAAGATGTTATAAGCGAAAAG GTACcaaattttttgatgaatgcTTCGATGTTCATCGGAAGCTATATAGCAGCGTTCCTATTGCTATGGAGGCTAGCTATTGTGGGGTTTCCATTTATTGTGCTTTTGGTGATTCCTGGTTTGATGTACGGGAGGACCCTAATGGGCCTGGCGAGGAAGATCAGGGAAGAGTATAATCAGGCGGGTACAATAGCGGAGCAGGCAATATCGTCCATCAGAACCGTATATGCCTTTGTTGGGGAAAGCAAGACAATTTCAACGTTCTCTGTAGCACTGCAAGGGTCGGTGAAGCTGGGGCTGAGGCAGGGCTTGGCTAAAGGCTTGGCCATCGGAAGCAACGGTGTCGTTTTTGCTATTTGGTCTTTCATGTGTTATTACGGTAGCAGACTGGTCATGTACCATGGAGCCCGCGGTGGCACTGTTTTCGTTGTTGGCGCTGCCATTGCCGTTGGTGGATT ATCGTTAGGTGCAGGTTTATCCAACTTGAAGTACTTCTCCGAAGCAATTTCAGCCGGAGACCGAATAATGGAAGTGATAAAAAGAGTCCCCAAGATTGATTCCGACAGCATGGAAGGTGAAATTTTGGAACATGTTTCAGGCAACGTGGAATTCAAACACGTAGAATTCGCGTACCCGTCAAGACCTGAGAGCATTATCTTTAAAGATTTCTGCCTGGAGATTCCAGCAGGAAAGACCGTGGCCTTGGTGGGCGGGAGTGGGTCAGGAAAATCCACAGTGATATCACTGTTGCAAAGATTCTATGACCCACTTGCGGGAGAGATACTTCTCGATGGGGTTGCCATTGACAAGTTGCAGCTCAAGTGGGTAAGATCGCAGATGGGTTTGGTGAGCCAAGAGCCTGCACTGTTTGCAACCACCATTACAGAGAACATACTTTTCGGAAAGGAGGATGCTACCATGGAAGAGGTTATTGAGGCTGGCAAAGCTTCTAATGCTCATAATTTCATTTGTCAGCTTCCCCAGGGATACGATACCCAG GTTGGCGAGAGAGGTGTTCAAATGTCGGGGGGACAGAAGCAGAGGATCGCCATTGCGAAAGCAATAATCAAGAAACCGAGAATTCTCCTCCTAGACGAGGCTACAAGCGCGCTAGACTCAGAATCCGAACGTGTCGTCCAGGAAGCCCTCGACAAGGCCGCAGTTGGCCGCACCACCATTGTCATTGCTCACCGCTTGTCAACCATTCGAAATGCGGACCTGATTGCCGTTGTCCAAAATGGCCAAATCATGGAGACAGGCTCTCACGACGAGTTGATCCAAAACGAAGGCGGTCTTTACACTTCCCTTGTCCGTCTTCAACAGACAGAGAAACATAAAGGCCCAGAAGAAGCCAATTATGCGAATTCATCTTCCATATCAAACACGGACATCAACAATACGAGCAGTCGCAGGCTGTCTATAGTGAGCAGGTCAAGTTCTGCCAACTCAGTAGGGCCAAGCCGGGTTTCATTTGCCGAGGAGGATGGCGTAGAAGATAAGAAGTTTCCAGTGCCATCATTTCGGAGATTGTTAGCTTTGAATCTCCCAGAGTGGAAGCAGGCATGCTTAGGGTGTTTGGGTGCTGTGCTGTTTGGTGCGGTTCAGCCAGTGTATGCTTTTGCAATGGGGTCCATGATATccgtttatttcttgaaaagccATGATGAGATTAAGGACAAGACAATGATATATTCGCTCTGTTTCCTAGGGCTGGCTGTGTTCTCTCTACTCATTAATATCATCCAGCATTATAATTTTGCATACATGGGAGAATACTTGACCAAAAGGATAAGAGAGAGAATGCTTTCCAAGATACTCACTTTTGAAGTTGGGTGGTTTGATCAGGATGAGAATTCAAGTGGTTCCATTTGCTCTAGACTCGCCAAAGATGCCAATGTG GTGAGATCCTTGGTGGGTGACAGAATGGCCCTCATTGTACAAACCTTCTCAGCAGTAATTGTAGCGTGCACTTTGGGGTTGGTCATTGCATGGAGGCTCGCCATTGTCATGATAGCCGTCCAGCCGATCATCATTGTGTGCTTCTACACTAGGCGTGTCCTACTCAGAAACATGTCCAGTAAGGCCATCAAAGCACAAGACGAAAGCAGCAAGCTCGCTGCCGAAGCTGTTACCAACCTTCGAACTGTCACGGCCTTCTCTTCCCAAGACCGAATCCTGAAAATGCTTGAAAAGGCCCAAGAAGGCCCACGCCAAGAGAGCATTAAACAATCATGGTACGCAGGAATTGGGCTCGGCTTTTCCCAAAGCCTCACAACTGTCACCTGGGCTTTAGACTTCTGGTACGGTGGCAAGCTTATCTCCAAAGGTTACATCTCAGCGAAAGCTCTTTTTGAGACCTTTATGGTCTTGGTGAGCACGGGCCGTGTCATTGCCGATGCTGGAAGCATGACCTCCGACCTTGCCAAGGGCTCAGATGCGGTCGGCTCAGTCTTTGCTGTTTTGGATAGGTACACCAAAATTGAGCCCGATGATCCAGAAGGTTACCAGCCAGGGAAGATAACAGGCCGCGTAGAGCTTCGTGACGTTGAGTTTGCATACCCAGCTAGGCCTGATGTGATGATCTTCAGAGGCTTCTCGATCAACATAGAAGCGGGAAAATCAACGGCGTTGGTGGGACAAAGTGGGTCCGGAAAATCAACCATCATAGGGTTAATTGAGAGATTCTATGATCCACTCAAAGGGACGGTTAAAATCGACGGTCGAGATATAAGGTCGTTCCAGCTTAGGTCGCTAAGGAAGCACATTGCGCTTGTTAGCCAAGAACCAACACTTTTTGCTGGCACCATTAGACAGAACATTTCCTATGGAGCGTCCGATAAGGTGGATGAAACAGAGATCATTGAGGCTGCCACACTAGCAAACGCTCACGATTTCATCGCGGGCCTAAAGGAGGGGTATGACACGTGGTGTGGGGACAGAGGAGTGCAACTATCAGGGGGACAGAAGCAACGTATTGCAATAGCACGTGCCATATTGAAAAACCCGTCGGTGCTATTGCTGGACGAGGCGACCAGCGCGCTTGATAGTCAGTCGGAGAAGGTAGTGCAGGACGCGCTGGAGCGCGTGATGGTGGGGAGGACTAGCGTGGTGGTGGCGCACAGGCTGAGCACCATACAAAACTGTGATATGATTGCTGTGTTGGACAAAGGGAGGATCGTGGAGAAGGGGACCCACTCATCTTTGATAGCCAAGGGGCCCAATGGAGCTTACTACTCGCTAGTTAGTCTCCAAAGGAGACCGGAGACCAACCGCGAGGAGCAATCTGGCCACTCAACTAACTTCTAA